In a genomic window of Parambassis ranga chromosome 24, fParRan2.1, whole genome shotgun sequence:
- the wdcp gene encoding WD repeat and coiled-coil-containing protein gives MDLGKAKLLRTGLNTLHQAIHPVHGIAWTDGKQVCLTSLYFINGEVKFGDTNVIGQFEHVFGLFWGPLCCSDSPALLAVQHKKHITVWQLQLSALEQNKLLCTQTCEMSEPFPLLSQGCVWHPKLDILAVLTKRDTSVLFSVRVDNRRIKADIKGSGLIHCACWTKDGTRLVVAIGSALHSYIWSDIQKSLVACSFCPIFDVGGYICAIEATGEAQVAVATELPLDKICGLNAGIAFDVPTETESSQGHGSHVVMSDDDSLLESRRRSFESERSYIPSSGPLDLTHLLARHRRSDPSPLIHLRRRDTMTGSGQDSSHLILVTYERKVTTTRKVSIPGILVPDIVAFDPRGSTVAVASNTCNMVLVYCITASAMPNIQQISLQQNERPKGVCFLNDKMLLLMVGRQKSNDPAFLPAANTDKYILRLIAKELIYDGESPTTPSPSAHSHESTPNFCAGIRRHSEHLSKDDRERPGIKDLVLPGRGAVSSPGNRRRLVEELRSNEPSPVTSSVDFSDRGSDRATSSTSSITVENFDMDHVNRMANLAVAGQASRESSRASSPRFEPSDKLHTEPTLPMPEKTSSQAKERALEQLVHNMERLFTRFADVQQCLTEIRDCTQNGRKALTVYPNACEPPYVNVTCQKQLSENVFIDERRPVLLCDGKLCLRALQDLFNLTIVEMMYGPLWIVLVADADGFVPLTFKPKEELTVRNGKRKSTLRTPGSPDTSCPSSPAPNQNPNTTPEAYT, from the exons ATGGATCTTGGTAAGGCAAAGCTGCTTAGGACAGGACTCAACACTCTACACCAAGCCATCCACCCTGTGCATGGGATTGCATGGACAGACGGCAAGCAGGTCTGTCTGACGTCTCTCTACTTCATCAATGGCGAGGTGAAGTTTGGGGACACCAACGTTATTGGACAGTTTGAGCATGTTTTCGGTCTGTTCTGGGGCCCgctgtgctgctctgactcTCCTGCCTTGCTGGCCGTTCAGCATAAGAAACACATAACGGTGTGGCAACTGCAGCTCAGTGCTCTGGAGCAGAACAAGCTGCTGTGCACACAGACCTGTGAGATGAGTGAGCCTTTCCCCTTGCTCTCCCAAGGCTGCGTCTGGCATCCTAAACTGGACATTTTAGCTGTGTTGACAAAGAGAGACACATCAGTGCTGTTTTCTGTCAGAGTGGACAACAGGAGGATCAAAGCAGACATTAAGGGTAGCGGACTCATCCACTGTGCTTGTTGGACTAAGGATGGCACGCGCCTAGTAGTGGCTATAGGCAGTGCTCTTCATTCTTACATCTGGAGTGACATTCAGAAGAGCCTGGTTGCCTGTTCATTCTGCCCCATCTTTGATGTGGGAGGCTACATCTGTGCCATTGAGGCAACGGGGGAGGCGCAGGTAGCGGTTGCTACAGAGCTTCCACTGGATAAAATATGTGGGTTAAATGCTGGCATAGCGTTTGACGTGCCAACAGAGACAGAGTCCTCACAAGGTCATGGATCACATGTGGTCATGTCTGATGACGACAGCCTTCTGGAGTCTAGGAGAAGATCATTTGAATCCGAGAGATCTTACATCCCCAGCTCAGGCCCTCTGGATCTAACCCACCTGTTAGCGAGGCATCGTCGCTCGGACCCCAGCCCCCTTATTCACTTGCGTCGCAGAGACACCATGACAGGCTCTGGCCAGGACTCCTCACACCTCATTCTGGTTACCTATGAGCGAAAGGTCACCACAACTCGCAAAGTCAGTATTCCAGGGATTTTGGTCCCAGACATTGTTGCTTTTGATCCTCGTGGCTCCACAGTTGCAGTAGCTTCTAACACCTGTAACATGGTTCTTGTGTACTGCATCACGGCCTCTGCAATGCCAAACATCCAGCAGATCTCTCTGCAGCAGAACGAGAGGCCCAAAGGAGTCTGCTTCCTCAATGACAAGATGCTGCTGTTGATGGTGGGCAGGCAGAAGTCCAACGACCCTGCTTTCCTCCCAGCTGCTAACACTGATAAATATATTCTTCGTCTCATAGCCAAAGAGTTGATCTATGATGGAGAGTCTCCTACTACACCATCCCCCTCTGCTCACAGCCACGAGTCCACACCTAATTTCTGCGCAGGGATTAGGAGGCACTCAGAGCACCTGTCAAAGGATGACAGGGAGCGCCCAGGGATAAAAGACTTGGTGTTGCCAGGAAGGGGAGCAGTTTCCTCACCAGGGAACAGGCGCAGGCTGGTGGAAGAGTTGAGGAGCAACGAGCCCAGCCCGGTCACCAGCTCTGTGGACTTCTCTGACCGAGGATCAGACCGAGCCACATCTAGTACCTCTTCCATCACAGTGGAGAATTTTGACATGGACCATGTCAACCGCATGGCAAACCTGGCAGTGGCCGGCCAGGCCAGCAGAGAATCCAGCCGGGCCAGCTCTCCTCGCTTTGAGCCATCAGACAAGCTCCACACAGAGCCGACTCTGCCTATGCCTGAAAAGACGTCCAGCCAAGCCAAGGAGCGTGCGCTGGAGCAGCTTGTTCATAATATGGAAAGGCTTTTTACACGATTTGCAGATGTGCAGCAGTGCCTGACAGAAATCAGAGATTGTACCCAGAACGGCAGGAAGGCCCTGACAGTCTACCCCAACGCTTGTGAACCCCCCTATGTCAATGTCACATGCCAG AAGCAGTTGTCAGAAAATGTGTTCATTGATGAGCGGAGGCCAGTGCTCCTGTGTGACGGGAAGCTGTGTCTGCGTGCCCTGCAAGACCTCTTTAACCTGACAATTGTGGAGATGATGTATG GACCCCTGTGGATTGTTCTCGTGGCTGATGCGGATGGCTTTGTGCCTCTGACTTTTAAGCCCAAAGAGGAGCTTACAGTGCGGAACGGGAAGCGAAAAAGCACCCTGCGGACTCCTGGGAGTCCAGACACTTCTTGTCCATCCAGTCCGGCTCCCAACCAAAATCCAAACACAACCCCAGAGGCCTACACATAA
- the fkbp1b gene encoding peptidyl-prolyl cis-trans isomerase FKBP1B, whose protein sequence is MGVEVETISPGDGRTFPKKGQTCVVHYIGMLQNGKKFDSSRDRNKPFKFKIGRMEVIKGWEEGVAQMSLGQRAKITCTPDMAYGATGHPGVIPPNATLIFDVELLKLE, encoded by the exons ATGGGCGTAGAAGTCGAGACAATATCTCCTGGCGATG gaagaacATTTCCAAAGAAAGGCCAAACATGTGTTGTGCATTACATAG GTATGCTGCAGAATGGGAAAAAGTTTGACTCCTCTCGAGACAGGAACAAGCCCTTTAAGTTCAAGATTGGACGTATGGAGGTCATTAAGGGCTGGGAGGAGGGAGTAGCACAG ATGAGCCTGGGTCAGAGGGCTAAAATCACCTGCACACCAGACATGGCATACGGAGCGACAGGCCACCCCGGGGTCATCCCTCCAAACGCCACGCTCATTTTCGATGTGGAACTGCTTAAGCTGGAGTGA
- the mmut gene encoding methylmalonyl-CoA mutase, mitochondrial: MLTAQRACAAMAACRLLRATVSSSHIQSSLIHTSVKRQDKVELHSEWAALAKKQLKGKNPEDLIWRTPEGINIKPVYTQADSEGRADELPGVFPYTRGPYPTMYTYRPWTIRQYAGFSTVEESNKFYKDNIKAGQQGLSVAFDLPTHRGYDSDNPRVHGDVGMAGVAIDTVEDMKMLFDGIPLEKMSVSMTMNGAVIPVLAMFIVTGEEQGVSKSKLTGTIQNDILKEFMVRNTYIFPPEPSMQAIADIFAYTSEHMPKFNSISISGYHLQEAGADAILEVAYTIANGLEYCRTGLKAGLTIDEFAPRLSFFWGIGMNFYMEIAKLRAARRLWATLIKENFQPKNAKSLLLRTHCQTSGWSLTEQDPYNNVIRTVIEGMAAVFGGTQSLHTNSFDEALGLPTVKSARIARNTQIIIQEESGIPKVADPWGGSHMMEALTDDVYSTALKFIKEIEEMGGMARAVAEGIPKLRIEECAARRQARIDSGSEVIVGVNKYRLDKEETVEVLAIDNTVVRQKQIEKLRKVRESRDPEAAKKCLAAIEECARTGEGNLLALAVEAARARCSVGEITDAMKKVFGEHKASTRMVSGAYRSEFGEHEEIALANNRVSDFKKHEGRNPRLLVAKMGQDGHDRGAKVIATGFADLGFDVDIGPLFQTPPEVAQQAVDADVHCVGVSTLAAGHKTLVPELIKELRKLNRPDILVICGGVIPPQDYEFLYQSGVCAIFGPGTRIPQAAVEVIDNIEKSLEKQRQAM, translated from the exons ATGCTGACTGCACAGAGGGCATGTGCAGCAATGGCTGCTTGCCGCCTGCTGAGAGCTACTGTCTCCTCATCTCACATTCAGAGCTCTCTCATCCACACTTCAGTAAAGCGTCAGGACAAGGTAGAGCTGCATTCTGAATGGGCAGCCCTGGCTAAGAAGCAGCTTAAAGGGAAGAACCCTGAGGATCTGATTTGGCGCACACCTGAGGGAATCAACATCAAGCCTGTGTACACCCAAGCAGACTCAGAGGGTCGTGCTGATGAACTGCCAGGAGTGTTTCCCTACACTAGAGGGCCCTATCCCACCatgtacacatacagaccatGGACTATCAGACAGTACGCCGGCTTCAGCACTGTGGAGGAGAGCAACAAGTTTTATAaagataatattaaag CCGGTCAGCAGGGTCTCTCTGTCGCCTTTGACCTCCCGACACACCGTGGATATGACTCAGACAATCCCAGAGTTCATGGAGATGTCGGCATGGCTGGTGTGGCTATAGACACGGTTGAGGACATGAAGATGCTCTTTGATGGAATCCCTTTAGAGAAGATGTCCGTTTCCATGACAATGAATGGAGCAGTCATCCCTGTGTTGGCTATGTTTATTGTTACTGGAGAGGAGCAGGGTGTGTCCAAATCCAAACTAACTGGCACGattcaaaatgacattttgaaaGAGTTTATGGTGCGCAACACCTATATTTTCCCACCTGAACCTTCCATGCAGGCAATTGCAGACATCTTTGCATATACATCAGAG CACATGCCAAAATTCAACTCCATATCCATCAGTGGATACCACCTTCAGGAGGCAGGAGCTGATGCCATCCTGGAAGTAGCCTACACCATTGCTAATGGTCTCGAGTACTGCCGCACTGGCCTGAAAGCAGGTTTAACCATCGACGAGTTTGCTCCCAG GTTGTCATTCTTCTGGGGTATTGGGATGAATTTCTATATGGAAATTGCCAAGCTGAGGGCGGCTCGGAGATTATGGGCCACTCTCATTAAAGAGAACTTCCAGCCCAAGAACGCCAAGTCTCTTCTCCTGCGCACACACTGCCAGACCTCAGGCTGGTCTCTTACTGAACAA GATCCGTACAACAACGTCATCCGCACAGTGATTGAAGGCATGGCCGCTGTGTTCGGGGGGACCCAGTCACTGCACACCAACTCTTTCGATGAAGCGCTGGGTTTACCCACCGTAAAGAGCGCTCGCATTGCCAGAAACACCCAGATCATCATCCAGGAGGAGTCTGGCATCCCCAAGGTCGCAGATCCCTGGGGGGGCTCGCACATGATGGAGGCTCTCACAGATGATGTCTATAGCACAGCTTTGAAG TTCATTAAAGAGATTGAGGAGATGGGAGGTATGGCCAGGGCAGTGGCAGAGGGCATTCCAAAACTACGTATTGAGGAATGTGCTGCACGTAGGCAGGCCCGCATTGATTCCG GATCAGAGGTCATCGTTGGGGTGAATAAGTACCGTCTGGACAAAGAGGAAACTGTGGAGGTGTTGGCCATAGATAACACTGTGGTACGGCAGAAACAGATTGAAAAACTGAGAAAG GTGAGGGAGAGTCGTGACCCTGAAGCAGCGAAGAAGTGCCTTGCAGCCATTGAGGAGTGTGCACGAACAGGAGAGGGCAACCTTTTAGCTCTGGCTGTGGAGGCGGCACGAGCCAG ATGCTCTGTTGGTGAAATAACTGACGCTATGAAGAAAGTGTTTGGTGAACATAAGGCCAGCACCAGGATGGTGAGCGGGGCTTACCGCAGCGAGTTTGGAGAGCATGAAGAGATCGCTTTGGCCAACAATAG AGTTTCCGATTTTAAGAAGCATGAGGGCAGGAACCCTCGTCTGCTGGTGGCAAAGATGGGGCAGGACGGCCATGACAGAGGGGCCAAAGTCATTGCCACTGGGTTTGCCGACCTGGGTTTTGATGTCGACATTGGACCTCTGTTTCAG ACACCTCCTGAGGTCGCCCAGCAGGCAGTGGATGCAGATGTCCACTGCGTCGGGGTCAGCACGCTTGCCGCAGGACACAAAACCCTGGTTCCGGAGCTCATCAAGGAACTACGGAAGCTTAACAGGCCAGACATCCTTGTCATTTGCGGAGGCGTCATCCCACCACAG